Proteins from one Kazachstania africana CBS 2517 chromosome 1, complete genome genomic window:
- the CHS6 gene encoding Chs6p (similar to Saccharomyces cerevisiae CHS6 (YJL099W) and BCH2 (YKR027W); ancestral locus Anc_1.267) yields MNLLWRSASNKPKERRYSNHEGKNDRKNEDKSTSKTAYVFSEFPRIIERRFGESLGYRTHLLNDLIANDQLGLGPPDLVHTTLYDRFHKEEVGEYFYITGVDVSSCSMPLALLRMLKLGQEQYHEPGNVSTYCCTNIFSKLDIRIRYELDNTFQVSAIDCHEGTTIVQLTDPIWEETFVSCCMRSLLTNTDVERKLPGLVEYPLAIQSAGNTNSKRVVSTLCKFLPRAIDSGWDSTRSIHPTILQNYLMESLLLFLSITPNLVDFAIETLNTLIKTDPLNKLYYKIGIIAILEQSGEKDLELIKRLHETLEPLLSILDTLEPRDSNSFQLLNCISILLDLQAKFLIRRNDFELALSVAITSTELSLDSFECWYYLAKCYINLGEFDKALGAINSMPNLPAVDNIKKKILNETVLYDFYKRPLGRSRELNELDSREFYNLGSTMKKWRESDLKSMVFGRILMTNESGRGRIKHIWDEVCMDLGPIYGHQACNLLNFVSSQEVKSINDVNLLARNTIAKQYSWFESRVCELLMNIISKIGWNELLQLRSEVFVMESEYSNEKTLSSTANKDIPLNVRKKRVCERWLDQLFLDLYEDLKISSINLENKEEKLSGLEWELLGLTLLRTWHLQDAKACLQTSIMARFDPVSCQKLLELFLRKDTAELHVTELDLVLELVVQKISYDCRFYDAFQVTNLQVLIKLCSQTGVDVLKSRVASLSFIEDGVMTMIDALLNWISTTIKE; encoded by the coding sequence ATGAACCTGCTTTGGCGTTCTGCATCTAACAAACCTAAAGAAAGGAGGTATAGCAACCACGAGGGAAAAAATGACAGGAAGAATGAAGATAAATCGACCTCCAAAACGGCTTACGTATTCTCTGAGTTCCCAAGAATTATAGAACGACGTTTCGGAGAAAGTTTGGGGTATAGAACACATTTGCTTAATGATTTGATAGCTAACGATCAATTAGGTTTAGGTCCACCGGATCTGGTTCATACTACTCTCTATGACAGATTTCATAAGGAAGAAGTAGGTGAGTATTTTTACATCACTGGTGTCGATGTATCAAGCTGCTCAATGCCTTTAGCATTACTTAGAATGTTGAAACTAGGTCAAGAACAATACCATGAACCAGGTAATGTATCCACTTATTGCTGCACGAATATTTTCAGTAAGCTTGATATAAGAATTAGGTACGAACTCGACAACACGTTCCAAGTTAGCGCGATAGACTGTCATGAGGGGACCACAATAGTTCAACTGACCGATCCAATATGGGAGGAGACGTTTGTAAGCTGTTGTATGAGAAGCTTACTAACAAATACTGatgttgaaagaaaattgcCGGGATTAGTTGAATATCCTTTAGCCATTCAAAGTGCAGGTAATACAAATTCGAAAAGAGTTGTATCAACGCTCTGTAAATTTCTGCCTAGAGCAATAGATTCCGGTTGGGATAGTACCCGTAGTATTCATCCTACAATACTTCAAAACTATTTGATGGAATCTTTGCTTCTTTTCCTATCTATAACGCCAAATCTTGTTGATTTTGCAATAGAGACCTTGAATACTCTGATCAAGACTGATCctttaaataaattatattaCAAGATTGGGATTATTGCTATCCTCGAACAAAGTGGAGAGAAGGATTTAGAATTAATCAAGAGATTACATGAAACCCTTGAACCACTTTTATCTATTTTGGATACTCTAGAACCTCGCgattctaattcattcCAGTTGCTCAATTGCATTTCGATATTGCTAGATCTTCaagcaaaatttttaataagaAGGAATGATTTTGAGTTGGCCTTATCAGTTGCGATTACATCAACCGAGTTATCTTTGGACTCTTTTGAATGCTGGTATTATCTTGCTAAATGTTACATCAATCTCGGAGAATTTGATAAGGCACTAGGTGCTATTAATTCAATGCCAAATTTACCCGCGGTAGataatataaagaagaaaattttgaatgagACTGTATTGTATGATTTCTATAAGAGACCTTTGGGTCGTAGTAGGGAGTTAAATGAACTGGATTCCAGAGAATTCTATAACCTTGGCAGCACGATGAAAAAATGGAGGGAAAGTGACTTGAAGAGTATGGTATTTGGTAGAATTTTGATGACCAATGAATCCGGCAGAGGTCGTATCAAACATATCTGGGATGAAGTCTGTATGGATTTAGGACCTATATATGGGCATCAAGCCTGTAATTTGTTAAACTTTGTGTCATCACAGGAGGTAAAGTCTATTAATGACGTGAATCTGTTAGCCAGAAATACCATTGCAAAGCAATATAGCTGGTTTGAATCGCGGGTTTGTGAGCTGTTGATGAATATAATATCCAAAATTGGATGGAATGAGCTATTACAATTGAGATCGGAGGTCTTTGTAATGGAAAGCGAATATTCGAATGAAAAAACGCTTTCTAGCACTGCTAACAAAGATATACCACTCAATGtgaggaaaaaaagagtttGTGAAAGATGGTTGGATCAACTTTTCCTGGACTTATACGAAGATCTCAAAATAAGTAGTATcaatttagaaaataaagaagaaaagctGAGCGGATTAGAATGGGAACTATTGGGATTAACTTTACTTAGAACGTGGCATTTGCAAGATGCAAAAGCCTGTCTACAGACAAGCATAATGGCAAGATTTGACCCCGTTAGTTGTCAAAAACTCCTAGAACTATTTCTTAGAAAAGATACCGCCGAATTGCACGTTACAGAACTAGATCTCGTTCTCGAATTGGTCGTCCAAAAAATATCGTACGACTGCAGATTTTATGATGCATTCCAAGTAACGAATCTGCAGGTTTTGATCAAACTGTGCAGTCAAACTGGTGTTGATGTGTTGAAAAGCCGAGTCGCCTCCTTATCATTTATCGAGGATGGAGTCATGACAATGATAGATGCATTATTAAACTGGATTTCAACGACtataaaagaataa
- the PAM16 gene encoding import motor complex subunit PAM16 (similar to Saccharomyces cerevisiae PAM16 (YJL104W); ancestral locus Anc_1.257), which yields MAHRAIVQVIITGAQVFGKAFSEAYRQAAAQSAKQGASQVNRSRNGRSAKDEYGGITLDESCKILNLGSGKPEEYLDLDKINKKFDYLFNINEKDKGGSFYLQSKIYRAAERLKWEVRENEKAKSEASKPPPPPSSSSNSDSTKSERSPP from the coding sequence ATGGCACATAGAGCGATTGTTCAAGTCATAATCACTGGCGCCCAAGTGTTTGGCAAAGCGTTTTCTGAGGCATATAGACAAGCTGCCGCACAATCAGCTAAGCAAGGTGCCAGTCAAGTTAATAGAAGTCGTAATGGACGTTCAGCGAAAGATGAATATGGTGGTATTACGTTAGATGAGAgttgtaaaattttaaacTTGGGTTCAGGAAAGCCAGAAGAATATCTCGATTTagataaaatcaataagaAATTTGACTATCTATTTAATATTAACGAAAAAGATAAAGGTGGAAGTTTCTATTTGCAAAGTAAGATATATAGAGCTGCTGAAAGGTTGAAGTGGGAAGTTAGAGAGAATGAGAAGGCAAAATCAGAAGCATCGAaaccaccaccaccaccatcatcatcttctaatagTGATTCAACAAAATCGGAGCGATCACCTCCATGA
- the MEF2 gene encoding mitochondrial elongation factor MEF2 (similar to Saccharomyces cerevisiae MEF2 (YJL102W); ancestral locus Anc_1.264), with translation MLKLRIFLRPYSNLSKFRNTGIIAHIDAGKTTTTERMLYYAGKTKRMGNVDHGDTVTDFLPQERARGITIQSATTTFNWGKGGCVNLIDTPGHADFSFEVMRSLKVIDGCVTILDAVAAVESQTEKVWKLSKGIPKICFINKMDRVGAGFSRTVKEIITKLQTRVAICNIPLFSNTTQDAGFQGVIDIINDKIIKWESENPDKYAVHDIVQSVDPTLYEEVLNCRTSLIETLGEIDEIFVEHFLEEAEADYMKVSPIEIMQAIRRNTIKNTIVPVLCGASLKNIGIQPLLDAIVSYLPNPTEARLPELNNSAVPITYDEKNGLVFDHNNNICVALAFKVITDTIRGLMVFIRVYSGQLRNGCTVYNTTTQTKFKLGKLAIMNANVPEETDVVSAGQIGVLTGSTIAEKVATGDTIISHNTKKDGVKSFNKNVLSLKINPIRIPPPVFSATVEPKTLGNKDSMDAALSRIVLEDPSLHVSKDMETGETVLSGLGELHLAIAEDKLVNQLGAEVRFGKTTVTFKETLTYPSDVQTISNELGFQFSISIVPLELYRTNKHGLDSSQTDIYLGMDNNYLSILKNNIPINAEKWLFPLPYESFVHSLMASAIACFQRGGRLLNFPLHSCVAIVHDWEIPVDVTKPNEVLNLSRNLMNQILTAIPSSSYTVLEPLMNIKIIAPTKYLGSLIQDLTGARNATILSVQENQDLSAIEGNIKYRNFADEQYLPPDPTMASLNASDQIVDVKIINARAPLRNLMAYNKTLRSITQGTAELSIDYHDMEKVPEEQVQMILSGA, from the coding sequence ATGCTAAAACTACGAATATTTTTAAGACCATATTCCAACCTCTCGAAATTTCGTAATACCGGAATAATAGCTCACATTGACGCAGGAAAGACTACCACCACCGAAAGAATGCTATATTACGCAGGGAAAACTAAACGGATGGGTAATGTAGATCATGGTGACACCGTTACAGATTTCTTGCCTCAAGAGAGAGCAAGAGGTATCACTATTCAGAGTGCTACTACTACATTCAATTGGGGCAAAGGTGGATGCGTCAACCTAATTGATACCCCAGGTCATGCTGATTTCAGTTTCGAAGTCATGAGATCACTTAAGGTTATCGATGGCTGCGTAACTATACTGGATGCCGTCGCTGCTGTCGAGTCACAAACTGAGAAAGTTTGGAAATTATCTAAAGgtattccaaaaatttgcTTTATTAACAAAATGGATAGGGTTGGTGCTGGTTTTAGTAGAACcgtaaaagaaattatcaCAAAATTACAAACAAGGGTGGCAATATGTAATATTCCATTGTTTTCCAATACTACACAAGATGCAGGCTTTCAAGGAGTTATAGACATtataaatgataaaataataaaatggGAGAGTGAAAATCCTGATAAGTATGCAGTACATGATATTGTACAATCAGTGGATCCAACTTTATACGAAGAAGTATTGAATTGCAGAACGTCGTTGATAGAAACGTTGggtgaaattgatgaaatcttTGTTGAGCACTTTTTAGAAGAAGCTGAAGCTGACTACATGAAAGTTTCTCCAATTGAAATAATGCAAGCTATAAGGCGTAACACAATAAAAAACACCATAGTCCCGGTATTATGTGGTGcttcattaaaaaatattggcATTCAACCTCTTTTAGACGCCATAGTCAGCTACCTACCCAACCCAACAGAGGCAAGACTCCCAGAACTTAACAATTCAGCTGTTCCAATAACATATGACGAAAAAAATGGTCTTGTGTTCGACCATAACAACAATATTTGTGTTGCGTTAGCATTCAAAGTGATAACAGATACCATTAGAGGGCTTATGGTTTTTATTAGAGTTTATTCTGGGCAATTAAGAAATGGATGTACCGTTTACAATACAACAACGCAAACCAAGTTCAAGCTTGGAAAACTAGCAATCATGAATGCAAATGTTCCTGAAGAAACCGACGTAGTGTCTGCTGGCCAGATTGGTGTCTTAACAGGGAGCACGATAGCAGAAAAAGTTGCTACTGGGGATACAATAATATCGCATAatacaaagaaagatgGGGTAAAATCATTTAACAAGAATGtactttctttgaaaatcaatCCCATTAGGATTCCTCCTCCCGTATTCAGTGCAACTGTTGAACCGAAAACGCTGGGGAATAAAGATAGTATGGATGCAGCATTAAGTAGAATAGTCCTTGAAGATCCAAGTTTACATGTTTCAAAGGACATGGAGACGGGAGAAACCGTACTTAGCGGGCTAGGTGAACTACATTTAGCGATTGCAGAGGACAAGCTAGTCAATCAGCTTGGCGCTGAAGTTAGGTTTGGTAAAACGACAGTTACATTCAAAGAGACACTAACGTATCCAAGCGACGTACAAACTATATCAAACGAACTAGggtttcaattttcaatatccaTCGTCCCCCTAGAGTTATATAGAACTAACAAACATGGGTTAGATTCAAGCCAAACAGATATTTATCTTGGTATGGACAACAACTatctatcaattttaaagaataACATTCCAATTAATGCCGAAAAATGGCTCTTCCCGTTGCCTTATGAATCTTTTGTTCATTCACTAATGGCAAGCGCCATCGCTTGCTTTCAAAGAGGTGGCAGACTGCTCAATTTCCCTCTCCATTCTTGCGTCGCTATAGTTCATGATTGGGAAATTCCGGTGGATGTTACTAAGCCAAATGAAGttttaaatctttcaagaaacttaatgaatcaaatattgacTGCTATTCCCTCAAGCAGCTATACGGTCCTAGAGCCGTTAatgaatatcaaaataatcgCTCCTACAAAGTACTTGGGTTCTCTTATCCAAGACTTAACGGGAGCAAGGAATGCTACAATTTTATCTGTACAGGAAAACCAAGATTTATCCGCCATAGAGGGAAACATAAAATACAGAAATTTCGCAGATGAACAATATTTACCTCCAGACCCAACAATGGCATCACTAAACGCATCAGACCAGATAGTTGATGTCAAGATAATAAATGCCCGTGCTCCTCTCAGAAACTTAATGGCATATAACAAGACTTTGAGAAGTATAACCCAAGGAACTGCCGAACTGTCCATTGATTATCATGATATGGAAAAAGTACCGGAAGAGCAGGttcaaatgatattatCTGGTGCTTAA